One region of Cumulibacter manganitolerans genomic DNA includes:
- a CDS encoding ComF family protein, which yields MAAPSWLRAAGDLVLPVRCVGCGRRVDPYCAGCRADSLDLRVRPVGPDLLVVAAASYDGAVREAILGFKERGRRDLAGPLAWLLSAAVRSAAAGFDDAVLVPMPSAPAAS from the coding sequence ATGGCCGCGCCGTCCTGGCTGCGCGCGGCGGGCGATCTGGTGCTGCCGGTCCGCTGCGTCGGCTGCGGGCGGCGCGTCGACCCGTACTGCGCGGGCTGCCGCGCCGACAGCCTCGACCTGCGGGTGCGCCCGGTCGGCCCGGACCTGCTCGTGGTCGCCGCCGCGAGCTACGACGGTGCCGTGCGGGAGGCGATCCTCGGGTTCAAGGAGCGTGGCCGCCGCGACCTCGCCGGACCGCTCGCGTGGCTGCTGTCGGCGGCCGTGCGCAGTGCCGCCGCCGGGTTCGACGACGCGGTCCTCGTGCCGATGCCGAGCGCGCCCGCGGCCTC
- a CDS encoding LpqB family beta-propeller domain-containing protein: MIRRLLLALVALLLVTGCSGVPERSDPVVVGPPPSGADDADSAGIQPGGPDPGAPTDEIVRGFIKALTATDTSYAVAREFLVPEVRKSWSPSEDVTIIDPSVGATPGAEEGTVRFNAKRLARVDEQGTYHLDAGAIDYGFRLKQVKGQWRIVNPPGDLVIDSKSFQSLYKDASIYFADPSGTRLVPDVRYFRTNLQQRANRLVQALIDGPISALADGVRNELSGGVKLRSAVTYKPDLITVDLTGLGQKSEAQRRIVSAQIMWTLNDLGATSARITNDGDPLQMTGVGDIQTTNDWDQYDPGAYPFNAAAYYIDGGGVVTETGAKVPGPVGSGEYAISEAALSVDGTRIAAISAGAGQPVLRTGGINEILSVVDLPGTTTLTTPTWGPSTDEFWVVRNGTEIVRVSSKGAPKSVGVSALADLGPIRRIALSRDGARLAVIAGVPGGAGRLYVATVQTTADAVTVINPVLLSADLDVSAVVWRDARTLAILGRPSPTGTVFPYTMLVDDSQRQQLPAPVLSGEAVAIAAAPGKAFLCSINQTVLKLRDSTWVSLTPGVVVSGARPFYPG, encoded by the coding sequence GTGATCCGCCGCCTGCTGCTGGCCCTGGTCGCGCTGTTGCTCGTGACCGGCTGCTCCGGGGTGCCCGAACGCAGCGACCCGGTCGTCGTCGGGCCGCCGCCGAGCGGCGCCGACGACGCGGACAGCGCCGGCATCCAGCCCGGGGGACCGGACCCCGGCGCGCCGACGGACGAGATCGTCCGCGGCTTCATCAAGGCCCTCACCGCCACCGACACCTCGTACGCGGTGGCCCGCGAGTTCCTCGTCCCCGAGGTCCGCAAGAGCTGGTCGCCCAGCGAGGACGTCACCATCATCGACCCGTCGGTGGGCGCGACCCCGGGAGCCGAGGAGGGCACCGTCCGGTTCAACGCCAAGCGGCTGGCCCGCGTCGACGAGCAGGGCACCTACCACCTCGACGCGGGGGCGATCGATTACGGCTTCCGGCTCAAGCAGGTGAAGGGCCAGTGGCGCATCGTCAACCCGCCGGGTGACCTCGTCATCGACTCCAAGAGCTTCCAGAGCCTGTACAAGGACGCCAGCATCTACTTCGCCGACCCGAGCGGCACCCGGCTGGTGCCCGACGTCCGGTACTTCCGCACCAACCTGCAGCAGCGCGCGAACCGGCTCGTGCAGGCGCTGATCGACGGCCCGATCAGCGCGCTCGCGGACGGCGTCCGCAACGAGCTCTCCGGCGGCGTGAAGCTGCGGTCCGCGGTCACCTACAAGCCCGACCTGATCACCGTCGACCTGACCGGGCTGGGCCAGAAGAGCGAGGCGCAGCGCCGGATCGTCTCCGCGCAGATCATGTGGACGCTCAACGACCTCGGCGCGACGTCGGCCCGGATCACCAACGACGGCGACCCGCTGCAGATGACGGGCGTCGGCGACATCCAGACCACCAACGACTGGGACCAGTACGACCCCGGCGCGTACCCGTTCAACGCCGCGGCCTACTACATCGACGGCGGCGGCGTCGTCACCGAGACCGGCGCGAAGGTGCCGGGTCCGGTCGGCTCGGGCGAGTACGCGATCAGCGAGGCCGCGCTCTCGGTCGACGGGACCCGGATCGCCGCCATCTCCGCCGGGGCGGGGCAGCCCGTGCTGCGCACCGGTGGCATCAACGAGATCCTCAGCGTCGTCGACCTGCCCGGCACCACGACGCTGACGACGCCGACCTGGGGACCCTCGACCGACGAGTTCTGGGTGGTGCGCAACGGCACCGAGATCGTCCGCGTGTCCAGCAAGGGCGCCCCGAAGAGCGTCGGGGTGTCGGCGCTGGCCGACCTCGGCCCGATCCGGCGGATCGCGCTGTCGCGCGACGGAGCCCGCCTGGCGGTCATCGCGGGCGTGCCCGGCGGGGCGGGGCGGCTGTACGTCGCGACCGTGCAGACGACGGCCGACGCGGTGACGGTCATCAACCCGGTCCTGCTCTCGGCGGACCTCGACGTGTCCGCGGTCGTGTGGCGCGACGCGCGGACCCTGGCCATCCTGGGCCGCCCGAGCCCCACCGGCACCGTGTTCCCGTACACGATGCTGGTGGACGACTCCCAGCGCCAGCAGCTTCCGGCACCCGTGCTGTCCGGCGAGGCGGTCGCGATCGCCGCCGCGCCCGGCAAGGCCTTCCTGTGCTCCATCAACCAGACCGTGCTGAAGCTGCGGGACTCGACCTGGGTGTCGCTGACGCCCGGCGTCGTGGTCAGCGGCGCCCGGCCGTTCTACCCGGGCTGA